One segment of Panicum virgatum strain AP13 chromosome 1K, P.virgatum_v5, whole genome shotgun sequence DNA contains the following:
- the LOC120651339 gene encoding uncharacterized protein LOC120651339 → MAADGRMRCCSRRMQGRSKMTSASGAEQMKPHHGICGLVKSGGGNGKSGDRRIETHGGASGSVGHIVKSGAIDSEIKPSSADSAKDAWICVRGHRITLVGRMRVDANGDVYVPDSEDEESGMVVDAGGVEMADFGAGSGAADGAQMSIVGVPTETIAIGAVGVAEDGFDVVTKGVPADTVEVASDGGATDAVKVATSVGTSEEMHPKVAARMKKLLAQMDPTFHDVFVSMFKTTRFMRRQATT, encoded by the exons ATGGCTGCAGATGGCAGGATGCGCTGCTGTAGCAGGCGGATGCAGGGTCGCAGCAAGATGACTAGCGCAAGCGGTGCTGAGCAGATGAAGCCCCACCATGGGATCTGTGGTCTCGTGAagtccggcggcggcaacggcaaGTCTGGTGACCGCAGGATTGAAACGCACGGTGGCGCAAGTGGGAGCGTCGGCCACATCGTCAAGTCAGGCGCCATCGATTCAGAGATCAAGCCAAGCAGTGCCGACTCGGCTAAGGATGCGTGGATTTGCGTCCGCGGGCACCGCATCACGCTGGTGGGACGCATGAGAGTTGACGCCAATGGCGACGTCTACGTCCCAGACTCCGAGGATGAAGAGTCCGGCATGGTGGTGGATGCGGGCGGCGTGGAGATGGCCGATTTTGGGGCCGGCTCGGGTGCCGCGGATGGCGCCCAGATGTCCATTGTTGGAGTCCCCACCGAAACCATCGCGATTGGGGCCGTCGGGGTTGCGGAGGATGGCTTCGATGTGGTGACTAAGGGCGTCCCTGCCGATACCGTCGAGGTTGCGTCCGACGGGGGCGCCACAGATGCCGTTAAGGTTGCAACTAGCGTAGGGACCAGCGAGGAGATGCACCCAAAGGTGGCTGCCCGCATGAAGAAGTTGCTTGCCCAAATGGATCCTACCTTCCACGACGTCTTTGTCAGCATGTTCAAG ACCACAAGGTTCATGAGACGGCAAGCTACTACGTGA